In the genome of Calothrix sp. PCC 6303, the window TTTCCTAGTGGAGAAAGTTTTTTTATCAAAGAAATCCAAGTTAGAGGGTATTCTGTTTTAGAAGACGAAATTATTAAGTTAAAACAGCCTTTAGAAAATAAAAAAATCACATTTGAGCAATTATTGCAACTGCGATCGCAAATCACTGAACTCTACGTTAAAAAGGGCTATATCAGCAGTGGTGCATTTATTCCCAATAATCAAGATGTCGCTAGTGGTGTCTTGCAAATCCAAGTTGTGGAAGGGGAACTGGAAGGAATTTCAATTTTAGGGTTACAAAGATTGCAACCTGCATACGTGCGTTCCCGGATTCGGCGTTTTGCAGGCAAACCATTGAATAAAAATAGCCTTGAAAAAGCACTACAATTATTACAACTTGATCCCGTAATTAAACGAGTCAATGCCGAGTTAATCGCAGGTAGCACCTCCGGCAGCAATATTTTACAAGTGAAAATTACCGAATCCCCAGCATTCCACGCTGGGGTTATCTTTGCAAATAACCAATCAGCTAGCGTGGGTTCAGAACAAGGGAGTGTTTTTGTTGCTCACGATAATTTATTAGGGTTTGGAGATGAATTTAGTGCCGAATATGGCATTACTGAAGGCTTAGACATTTACAATATCAGTTATTCTATTCCCTTTAACGCCTTAGATGGAACCATTGGAGTTCGTTACAGCAACAGTGGTAGTCGCATTATTGAAAGCGAATTTCGTAGCTTGAATATCCGCAGCGAAGCCGAAACTCTTTCTTTTAACGTCCGTCAACCGCTAACCTATACCGCAAACAGCGAATTTGCGCTCTCTTTAGCATTCGATTTACGGCGCAGTCAAACCTTCATACTTAATGATATCCCCTTCTCCTTTACTGAAGGATCCGAAGATGGAGAATCAAAAGTTACGGTGATTCGCTTTTCCCAAGATTGGCTACAACGGAATACTAACACTGTTCTAGCAGCGCGATCGCAATTTAGTTTTGGCATAGGTGCAATGGATGCAACCGTCAACGACAGTGCTACTGATGGGCGTTTTTTCTCATGGGTGGGACAATTTCAATGGGTACAACGGCTATCTCCCCGTGTCTTGATGCTTGCTAAAATTAACACTCAACTTACACCTGATTCTCTACTTTCCCTGGAAAAGATTAGTATTGGGGGAGTTGACACAGTGCGAGGTTATGGTCAAAATCAACTTGTTGCTGACAGTGGGGTAGTTGGAGGTGTGGAAGTTCGTATTCCCCTAACATCAAATGTCGAAGCCTTACAGTTATTACCATTTTTTGATATCGCTACAGTTTGGAACAATCGCGGTAGCAATCGTGACCCGCAAACCCTCGCCAGCTTGGGATTCGGCTTGCAGTGGCAACCTTTTAATGGTTTGGTATTACG includes:
- a CDS encoding ShlB/FhaC/HecB family hemolysin secretion/activation protein, with the protein product MGFFLRMQKLFLILLSYISITPLVALAQSKPPSGVTIPPDTPGKIEEILPRPSPKPLPTPSTPIPILPSSPPENLPDTIFPSGESFFIKEIQVRGYSVLEDEIIKLKQPLENKKITFEQLLQLRSQITELYVKKGYISSGAFIPNNQDVASGVLQIQVVEGELEGISILGLQRLQPAYVRSRIRRFAGKPLNKNSLEKALQLLQLDPVIKRVNAELIAGSTSGSNILQVKITESPAFHAGVIFANNQSASVGSEQGSVFVAHDNLLGFGDEFSAEYGITEGLDIYNISYSIPFNALDGTIGVRYSNSGSRIIESEFRSLNIRSEAETLSFNVRQPLTYTANSEFALSLAFDLRRSQTFILNDIPFSFTEGSEDGESKVTVIRFSQDWLQRNTNTVLAARSQFSFGIGAMDATVNDSATDGRFFSWVGQFQWVQRLSPRVLMLAKINTQLTPDSLLSLEKISIGGVDTVRGYGQNQLVADSGVVGGVEVRIPLTSNVEALQLLPFFDIATVWNNRGSNRDPQTLASLGFGLQWQPFNGLVLRTDYGIPLIGTQDNGFNFSVRYQPF